Proteins encoded within one genomic window of Camelina sativa cultivar DH55 chromosome 19, Cs, whole genome shotgun sequence:
- the LOC104766578 gene encoding growth-regulating factor 6-like, producing the protein MATRIPFTESQWEELENQALVFKYLAANVPVPPHLLFLIKRPFLFSSSSSSSSSSPLPSSFFSPTLSPHFGWNVYEMGMGRKIDAEPGRCRRTDGKKWRCSKEAYPDSKYCERHMHRGKNRSSSRKPLPLTPPPQFTPNLFLESSLSSSRVSRRRRSGYMDDFFSIEPCGSIKSCSGSAMEDDEGSCREKQPDRHCFILGTDLGTRERPLMLDEEKLKQRDDDDEDEEEQRSKRLYRFLDEWPSSKSSVSTSLFI; encoded by the exons atggCAACTAGAATTCCATTCACAGAGTCACAGTGGGAAGAGCTTGAAAACCAAGCACTTGTGTTCAAGTACTTAGCTGCAAATGTTCCAGTTCCACctcatcttctcttcctcatcaaaagaccttttctcttctcttcttcttcttcttcttcttcttcttcccctttacCGTCAAGCTTCTTCTCTCCCACTCTTTCTCCACACT TTGGGTGGAACGTGTACGAGATGGGAATGGGAAGAAAGATAGATGCAGAGCCAGGAAGATGTAGAAGAACTGATGGCAAGAAATGGAGATGCTCCAAAGAAGCTTATCCTGACTCCAAGTACTGCGAGAGGCATATGCACAGAGGCAAGAACCGTTCATCCTCAAGAAAGCCTCTTCCACTTACTCCTCCTCCTCAATTCACGCCAAATCTCTTTCTCgagtcttctctctcttcttccag ggtaagtagaagaagaagaagtggataCATGGATGATTTCTTCTCCATAGAACCTTGCGGTTCAATCAAAAGCTGCTCTGGCTCAGCaatggaagatgatgaaggCTCGTGTAGGGAGAAGCAGCCGGATCGACATTGCTTCATCCTTGGTACTGACTTGGGGACGCGTGAGAGACCATTGATGCTTGATGAGGAGAAGTTgaaacaaagagatgatgatgatgaagacgaagaagagcaaAGGAGCAAGAGGCTTTATAGGTTTCTTGATGAATGGCCTTCTTCTAAGTCTTCTGTTTCTACTTCGCTCTTCATTTGA